In Halalkalicoccus sp. NIPERK01, one DNA window encodes the following:
- a CDS encoding ferredoxin produces MTTEYRVRLDRSACDGVFACLVRDDRFVEASDGLATIDGGRDGSHQNHNGDGDQLVTFTDDRLEAAEQAARSCPVDAIDVLEGDDE; encoded by the coding sequence ATGACTACTGAGTATCGGGTGCGGCTCGACCGCAGCGCCTGCGATGGCGTCTTCGCCTGTCTCGTCCGGGACGACCGCTTCGTCGAGGCCTCGGACGGGTTGGCGACCATCGACGGGGGCCGCGACGGTAGCCACCAGAATCACAATGGGGACGGAGACCAACTCGTGACGTTCACTGACGACCGGCTGGAGGCGGCCGAACAGGCCGCCCGTTCCTGTCCGGTCGACGCGATCGACGTCTTGGAGGGGGACGATGAGTGA
- the cobJ gene encoding precorrin-3B C(17)-methyltransferase: MSTDDTTETSTDTETGCGASNASNEAETESGSKCGASSSEAEADGDVTRTAGTPTDADESASTCGGSTPSSSSGCGSSKKSATDEKVGSTVDDFEADPGRLIAIGLGPGQPEGMTQRARGALLESEHIVGYTTYVDLLPEEVTESAEELYDTPMCGEVSRTEEAIDRALAGNDVAIIGSGDPNVYALAGLALEILESKGATARMVDFEVVPGVPAAQSCGARLGAPLVNDTVSISLSDHLTPMPTIESRLHAAAKEGFTIAIYNPWSRKRRENFRKCCEILMEHRASDTPVGIVHGAGRDDERVEVVELRELEGLGETDLVDMTTTILVGNEETYVWDGRMVTPRGYESKYDY, encoded by the coding sequence ATGAGCACCGACGACACCACCGAGACGAGTACAGACACCGAAACCGGCTGTGGCGCGAGTAACGCTTCGAACGAGGCTGAGACCGAATCCGGTTCGAAATGCGGGGCTTCAAGCTCGGAGGCCGAGGCCGACGGCGACGTCACGAGGACCGCCGGAACGCCGACGGATGCCGACGAGAGTGCGTCGACGTGCGGCGGGTCCACTCCGTCGTCCAGTTCCGGATGCGGCAGTTCGAAGAAATCGGCGACCGACGAGAAGGTCGGGTCGACCGTCGACGATTTCGAGGCGGACCCCGGGCGACTCATCGCCATTGGTCTCGGTCCCGGACAGCCCGAGGGGATGACCCAACGCGCTCGCGGGGCGCTGCTGGAGTCGGAGCACATCGTCGGGTACACCACGTACGTCGACCTCCTGCCCGAGGAGGTCACGGAGTCGGCCGAGGAACTGTACGACACGCCGATGTGTGGCGAGGTGTCCCGCACGGAGGAGGCGATCGACCGCGCGCTCGCTGGCAACGACGTCGCCATCATCGGAAGCGGCGATCCGAACGTCTACGCGCTGGCCGGTCTGGCACTGGAGATCCTCGAGTCGAAGGGCGCGACCGCGAGAATGGTCGACTTCGAGGTCGTCCCCGGCGTCCCCGCCGCCCAGTCCTGTGGCGCGCGATTGGGTGCGCCGCTCGTAAACGACACGGTCAGCATCTCGCTGTCGGATCACCTGACGCCGATGCCGACCATCGAGTCACGGCTCCACGCGGCAGCCAAGGAGGGGTTCACCATCGCCATCTACAACCCCTGGAGCCGCAAGCGCCGGGAGAATTTCCGGAAGTGCTGTGAGATCCTCATGGAGCATCGCGCCTCAGACACGCCCGTCGGCATCGTCCACGGGGCGGGGCGCGACGACGAACGGGTCGAGGTCGTCGAACTCCGGGAACTGGAGGGGCTCGGCGAGACGGACCTCGTCGACATGACGACGACGATCCTCGTCGGGAACGAGGAGACGTACGTCTGGGACGGCCGGATGGTGACGCCGCGGGGCTACGAGTCCAAGTATGACTACTGA